TGCTTGCGCGAACAGTTGTTTTTCGACGAGGCAATCCCCTATTATGAAGAAGTCCTGAAAATCTCCGAAAACGATAAGGATGCGCTGATGGGTCTCGCGGACAGTTACCGCGGCCTCAAGCATTGGGACAAGGCGATGGATTACTGGAAGATGATTCTCGCTCAGGAACCGCAGGATTACCTTGTGATGACACGTATCGGCGACGCTTACCGTAAACGCGGCGACTTCGACAACGCCGAGCGTTATTATCTGATGTCACTCGATGTCAACCCCCGCAATAAATTCGCCCTCATGGGCATCGGCGACCTCTACTATAAAAACAAAAAGTACAACCGCGCCCTCGAATTCTGGAAGAAACTGCTGGAGATCAATCCCCGATTTATCAACATCCTTACTATGGTCGGTAATGTTTACCGTATCTGGAAACAGTTCGATAAATCGATCGAGTATTACCAGAAGGCGCTCGAGATCGACCGTAATAACTTTTACGCGCTCTACGGTATTGCCGATTCCCTCCGGGGTAAGGGCCGGTATAAGGACTCGCTCAAATACTGGCGCAAGATACTCCGTAACGAACCGGAGAACGAACGTATCCTCACCCGTCTCGGCGACTGTCTGATCCGTATCGGAAAGCATGCCGAGGCCGAAGAAACCTACCGTGTGGTACTTAAAAGCTCCTATAATAAATACGCGGTTATCGGATTGATACGCATCAAGCTCGACTCTAAGGATTACGATACCGCCATCGTCCTTAGCCGGGAATACCTGACCCGTTTCCCGAACGATCAGCGGGTAGTTCTCCTTCTCGCGAAGATTTATGAAGAATGGGGTCAGGGCGACAAAGCCCTTGAAGTTTTCGAAACGTACAATTCCGTATTCAAAGATAAGAAGGAGTTTATGTCCCGGCTTGCCTCTTCGACTATCGAGCACTTTAAAAGTTCTATTGAAGAACTGGACGAAGGCGAATAGGTACGGATATGCGGAATAAAATAATTGCCCTCATTTTGGGATTCCTCTTTTTACCGCTTCTCCTCCTCTACTCTATCAATCTGCCGAACAATGAAGTAATCCCTATTTATCCGGGATTCCAATTCTCGCTGACCTCCGATAAAAGCAACACCCTGAAAGTCAAGACGGCAATCGACCTCCCCGAGAACTTCGTCGATTATAAGAAATTCGACATGCTCTGGCAGGTACGTCTTACCTATAACGGTACTGAGTTTCAATGGATGCTCCGTTTCCGTGTCGAGAGGAACGGGGATATGTACCTCGAAGAAATATCCGACGATTATACGACCCGCGTCATCCCGTCCTCGTTAGACCCGCTATTCCCGCGCAATACGGTGCTGAATCGGCCGGTATCTCTGGGGAAAAACATCGCATGGGTAGTCACTAAGACTATCCCGTCAATCAAGCTCGGTAGTAAGACCTATACCGACGTGTTTCTAGCCGAACTTACCCTATCCGAAAAGAAAATCCTTTTCTATCTCGCTAAAAAGCGGGGGATTGTGGGTATCCAGATAGACGGTGAAACTTTCGCGCAGTAATCGGATATTTTGGGAGGGAGAGGGATGAAAATTCCTTCCGAACTGGAGAAACGTCTCCAACCGGTAGTCGACGTCTTTATACATAAGAAAAAATTCGAAGGCGCTATCGAAGCCTTATTATCCGTACAGAACAACTATCGCGATTTTCATATTATCGATTATTATCTCGGTATCTGCTATGTCAACCTGCTCGATTACGACCGCGGAGTCAGCTACCTGAACACGGTCAAACTCTCCAATCAGCTCTCGCCTATCCAGATCGTCCAAAGCAACCTGATTCTCGGGATGGTCTATACCCAGTTGAAGGAACTGGACAAGGCTGAGTCGGTGATCAAGTACGCGATCACGCTGAACCCGCAGAGCTCGATGGGGCATTCCGCTCTGGGGTATGTCTATTACCTCGCGAAACGATATCCCGACGCGATCCGCTTCTTCAAGCTCGCCATCGAGCTCGATCCGAACAACGCGGGCGCGCATAATAACCT
The DNA window shown above is from Brevinematales bacterium and carries:
- a CDS encoding tetratricopeptide repeat protein, yielding MKIPSELEKRLQPVVDVFIHKKKFEGAIEALLSVQNNYRDFHIIDYYLGICYVNLLDYDRGVSYLNTVKLSNQLSPIQIVQSNLILGMVYTQLKELDKAESVIKYAITLNPQSSMGHSALGYVYYLAKRYPDAIRFFKLAIELDPNNAGAHNNLGYTYAEIGINVNESMRECRKAVALNRNSAAYRDSLGWAYYAAGQYSEAVKELQKALELDSNNPAIGEHLKEAIQKRDRHKKK
- a CDS encoding tetratricopeptide repeat protein, encoding MREQLFFDEAIPYYEEVLKISENDKDALMGLADSYRGLKHWDKAMDYWKMILAQEPQDYLVMTRIGDAYRKRGDFDNAERYYLMSLDVNPRNKFALMGIGDLYYKNKKYNRALEFWKKLLEINPRFINILTMVGNVYRIWKQFDKSIEYYQKALEIDRNNFYALYGIADSLRGKGRYKDSLKYWRKILRNEPENERILTRLGDCLIRIGKHAEAEETYRVVLKSSYNKYAVIGLIRIKLDSKDYDTAIVLSREYLTRFPNDQRVVLLLAKIYEEWGQGDKALEVFETYNSVFKDKKEFMSRLASSTIEHFKSSIEELDEGE